From one Flavobacterium kingsejongi genomic stretch:
- a CDS encoding serine hydrolase domain-containing protein: MFRYSFIAAVAALGVQAAAQAPSTLPAKNIDRLAETLLQQQTVSGITILLVKDGKTIYNKAFGTADASGSVPMKTNSIFRIASQTKAVTSLAAMLLWEEGKFLLDEPVSKYIPEFKNPQVLADFNKRDSTYTTVAAKREITIRDLLRHTSGISYPVFSIDERMSAIYAKNGIATGIGSTGVLADQIRKLGQQPLLHQPGAAFTYGLNTDVLGYLVEVWSGMPLEAFLRQRIFEPLAMHDTYFRIPETKSNRLVALMTKNANGFVAVNSPIYEGNAFNYPLQEGVYASGGAGLSSTTTDYARFLQLFLNNGKVGGKQLIGSRTIALMLTNQLAPGTKINGEDENFQFGLGFSLVTEKNKFLHSIGIGSFYWGGAFNTHYWVDPKEKLIGLVFTQEYMPESYWDLGYRFKNMIYSTLASETLKK; this comes from the coding sequence ATGTTTAGATATTCATTTATAGCAGCTGTTGCAGCGTTGGGTGTTCAGGCTGCAGCACAGGCGCCTTCCACTTTACCTGCTAAAAATATCGATCGTTTAGCGGAAACATTGTTACAGCAACAAACAGTTTCCGGAATCACTATACTCCTGGTAAAGGACGGCAAAACCATTTATAATAAAGCATTTGGTACCGCTGATGCGAGCGGCAGTGTCCCTATGAAAACGAATTCGATATTCCGGATTGCTTCCCAGACAAAAGCGGTCACCAGCCTGGCAGCGATGCTATTGTGGGAAGAAGGTAAATTTCTGCTGGACGAACCGGTTTCCAAGTACATACCGGAATTTAAAAATCCGCAGGTCCTGGCTGATTTTAATAAAAGGGATAGTACCTACACTACAGTAGCGGCAAAAAGGGAAATTACCATTCGGGATTTGCTGCGGCATACTTCGGGAATTAGCTATCCTGTCTTTTCTATTGATGAACGGATGAGTGCGATTTATGCTAAAAATGGGATTGCTACCGGAATAGGAAGTACTGGAGTTTTGGCAGATCAAATCCGGAAACTGGGGCAACAGCCTTTGTTACACCAGCCTGGAGCTGCCTTTACCTATGGCCTTAATACCGATGTGTTGGGTTACCTGGTCGAAGTGTGGAGTGGTATGCCTTTGGAAGCTTTTTTACGGCAACGGATTTTTGAACCTTTAGCGATGCACGATACCTATTTTCGCATTCCTGAAACAAAATCAAACCGGCTAGTGGCATTGATGACGAAAAACGCCAATGGTTTTGTAGCAGTTAATAGTCCTATTTATGAAGGGAATGCGTTCAATTATCCGCTACAGGAAGGTGTTTATGCCTCCGGTGGAGCAGGTCTCAGTTCCACCACTACAGATTATGCCCGTTTCCTGCAATTGTTCCTGAATAATGGAAAGGTAGGTGGAAAGCAATTGATCGGCTCCCGCACTATTGCCCTGATGCTGACCAATCAATTGGCTCCCGGGACGAAAATCAATGGAGAAGATGAAAATTTTCAATTCGGGTTAGGTTTTTCACTGGTTACCGAAAAGAATAAATTCCTACACAGTATAGGGATTGGGAGTTTCTATTGGGGCGGTGCATTCAATACCCACTATTGGGTGGATCCCAAAGAAAAATTAATCGGATTAGTGTTCACACAGGAATATATGCCGGAGTCCTACTGGGATCTCGGGTATCGTTTTAAAAATATGATTTATAGCACGCTGGCTTCCGAAACCCTAAAAAAATAA
- a CDS encoding SGNH/GDSL hydrolase family protein, with product MQFLKKTTLLLFLSYSVLGIGQQQSQKVNFTYQGRMEHPSAEKVILVGPGAAVTFRFKGSDCAVALKSMTANHNYVALELDGNYQGRIRVESELKNYKIAVTAKKNIHTLTIYKATEAGNGAIAVEDIKANIVKTETTPRAKIEFIGNSITCGMGADTQEIPCGTGEWYDQHNAYLAYGPQSAKSLNAEFQLSSVSGIGMYRNWNDEHNKEAIMPDVYGNLYLNTDASKPYDFQFKPDIISIALGTNDFSDGDGKKERLPFDAQQFINRYTAFISMLYEHNPEAQIVLVNSPMVNGTKDQVFTECLEKIRDYFKDDKHKPIAVFKFSAMNPNGCGSHPDAADHKLMAAQYIPFLKKILDEKK from the coding sequence ATGCAATTCCTAAAAAAAACCACCCTATTATTGTTCTTATCCTATTCTGTTTTAGGAATAGGGCAGCAGCAATCCCAAAAAGTTAATTTTACCTATCAGGGCCGTATGGAACATCCATCCGCTGAAAAAGTCATCCTTGTTGGTCCGGGAGCTGCAGTAACATTTCGTTTTAAAGGTTCGGATTGTGCAGTAGCGTTAAAAAGCATGACGGCTAATCATAATTATGTAGCCTTAGAATTAGATGGTAACTATCAGGGCAGGATTCGTGTTGAAAGCGAACTCAAAAACTACAAAATTGCTGTAACAGCTAAAAAAAATATCCATACACTGACCATTTATAAGGCGACAGAAGCTGGAAACGGTGCGATAGCAGTTGAGGACATCAAAGCAAACATCGTCAAAACTGAAACAACGCCCCGTGCAAAAATCGAGTTTATAGGAAATTCTATTACCTGTGGCATGGGTGCCGATACGCAAGAGATTCCTTGTGGAACGGGGGAATGGTATGACCAGCACAATGCTTATCTCGCATATGGTCCCCAGAGTGCTAAAAGCCTCAATGCAGAATTTCAGCTCAGTTCCGTATCCGGTATTGGGATGTACCGCAACTGGAATGATGAACATAATAAAGAAGCGATTATGCCGGACGTGTATGGTAACCTGTACCTGAATACCGATGCTTCCAAACCATATGATTTTCAATTTAAACCCGATATTATCAGTATTGCACTTGGGACAAATGATTTCTCCGATGGTGATGGTAAAAAAGAACGACTACCTTTTGATGCGCAGCAGTTCATCAATCGCTATACTGCTTTTATCTCGATGCTGTATGAGCACAATCCCGAGGCACAGATTGTATTAGTGAACAGCCCGATGGTCAATGGTACAAAAGACCAGGTTTTTACGGAATGCCTGGAGAAAATAAGGGACTATTTTAAGGATGATAAGCATAAGCCCATTGCGGTATTTAAGTTCAGTGCAATGAACCCGAACGGTTGTGGCAGCCACCCCGATGCTGCCGATCATAAATTAATGGCAGCGCAATATATTCCATTCCTAAAAAAAATCCTGGATGAAAAAAAATAG
- the bshC gene encoding bacillithiol biosynthesis cysteine-adding enzyme BshC, protein MPSDCISYQDSGYFSPLMNDYLEQKENLKSLYNRFPTLENFGPQILEKQQNFNDNQRQILVNAVEEQYKKLTVSSLTQKNIASLKASNTFTITTGHQLNLFTGPLYFLYKIISVINLTKELKSEYPEYNFVPVYWMATEDHDFEEINYFNFKGKKIRWNRESSGPVGRLSTEGLDEVFECFEKELGIGTNAKYLKTLFTDAYLKHDTLAAATHFLANALFGHYGLVVMDADESNLKRLFIPHIKEELSYQTANSCVAESTSLLSGYKIQVNPREINLFYIGGAFRERIILKNDLYYINNTDLVFTQEEILRLVDEHPEHFSPNVIMRPLYQEVILPNLCYVGGGGELAYWLELKSYFDRSAVTFPILLLRNSALLASQKLAEKADKLNLSWADLFKKQSDLVNEKVRFYSTFALDFTPQKKLLQEQFALLSEIASKTDDSFAGAVKAQETKQLKGLDNLEKKLVRAEKKKHADQLERITELQNMLFPNNSLQERQANFSEFYLESGSQLIENLFTQLHPLRQDFTIIVVS, encoded by the coding sequence ATGCCATCAGACTGTATTAGCTACCAGGATTCCGGATATTTCTCTCCTTTAATGAATGATTATCTGGAACAAAAGGAAAACCTCAAGTCGCTATACAATCGTTTTCCAACTTTGGAGAATTTTGGTCCTCAAATCTTAGAAAAACAACAAAATTTTAATGACAACCAGCGGCAGATACTGGTTAACGCCGTGGAAGAACAGTACAAAAAACTTACAGTTTCTTCGTTAACGCAAAAAAATATCGCATCGCTCAAAGCATCCAATACCTTCACAATAACTACCGGCCACCAACTCAATTTATTCACAGGCCCGCTTTATTTCTTATACAAGATTATTAGTGTAATCAATCTGACGAAAGAATTAAAATCGGAATATCCTGAATATAATTTTGTGCCTGTATATTGGATGGCCACCGAAGACCATGATTTTGAAGAAATTAATTATTTTAATTTTAAAGGCAAAAAAATACGCTGGAACCGCGAAAGTTCAGGTCCTGTAGGGCGATTATCTACCGAAGGGCTTGATGAAGTTTTTGAATGTTTTGAAAAAGAACTGGGAATAGGCACGAATGCCAAATACCTCAAAACCCTCTTTACGGATGCTTATCTCAAACATGATACCCTGGCAGCTGCTACCCATTTTCTCGCCAATGCTCTTTTTGGACACTACGGCCTGGTGGTTATGGATGCTGATGAAAGTAATCTGAAACGGCTTTTTATCCCTCATATCAAAGAAGAATTATCCTATCAGACCGCCAATAGTTGTGTTGCGGAAAGCACCTCCCTATTGTCCGGTTATAAGATTCAGGTAAATCCGAGAGAGATCAATCTTTTTTATATCGGCGGAGCATTCCGTGAAAGGATCATCCTGAAAAATGATTTATACTATATTAACAATACTGACCTGGTATTTACGCAGGAGGAAATTCTTCGACTGGTAGATGAACATCCGGAGCACTTTAGTCCTAATGTAATTATGCGCCCCCTCTACCAGGAAGTTATTCTACCCAATTTATGCTATGTTGGTGGTGGAGGTGAACTGGCTTACTGGCTGGAGCTAAAGTCTTATTTTGACCGATCAGCTGTTACATTCCCGATACTATTGCTTCGTAACTCCGCGCTTCTGGCTTCCCAAAAACTTGCCGAGAAAGCCGACAAACTAAATTTATCGTGGGCAGACCTTTTTAAAAAGCAATCCGATTTAGTCAATGAGAAAGTACGTTTCTATTCCACCTTCGCACTTGACTTTACACCACAAAAAAAACTGTTGCAAGAGCAGTTTGCCTTGCTTTCTGAAATTGCTTCCAAAACGGATGATTCCTTTGCAGGTGCTGTAAAAGCGCAGGAAACGAAACAATTGAAAGGTTTGGACAACCTTGAAAAGAAATTAGTACGGGCAGAAAAGAAAAAACATGCCGATCAACTGGAACGTATTACGGAATTACAAAATATGCTTTTCCCAAACAATAGCCTTCAGGAACGGCAGGCCAACTTTTCTGAATTTTACTTAGAAAGTGGCTCCCAGTTGATTGAAAACCTCTTTACCCAACTGCATCCTTTACGCCAGGATTTTACTATAATTGTAGTTTCCTAA
- a CDS encoding winged helix-turn-helix transcriptional regulator: MAARKENSTNTQNRKHITDCNLTYSVCLVGGRWKLLILCKLEKGKLRFGELRKEVGNITERMLTLQLRELEEDGIVKRTVYAEVPPRVEYELTDISKELIPIWKQLSEWGGRHKALEK; the protein is encoded by the coding sequence ATGGCAGCCAGAAAGGAAAACTCCACCAATACCCAGAACCGAAAACACATCACCGATTGTAATCTTACCTATTCGGTATGCCTCGTTGGTGGACGATGGAAACTTTTAATTTTGTGTAAACTGGAAAAGGGCAAACTTCGTTTCGGAGAATTGCGCAAGGAAGTCGGCAACATTACCGAACGAATGCTGACCCTGCAACTCCGCGAATTAGAAGAAGATGGGATTGTAAAACGCACCGTATATGCAGAGGTACCTCCAAGGGTAGAATATGAACTTACAGATATTAGCAAAGAACTTATTCCAATCTGGAAACAGTTAAGCGAATGGGGAGGAAGGCATAAAGCACTCGAAAAATAA
- a CDS encoding B12-binding domain-containing radical SAM protein, translated as MNPTVFLITPPFTQLNTPYPATAHIKGFLNTKGKSSFQSDLGIEVILKLFSKQGLKDIFLEAEKNPNPKSENAKRILALQEDYIKVIDAVILFLQGKNPTLSHLICQEDFLPEASRFAQLEELDWAFGTMGTQDKAKHFATLFLEDISDLIIECVDENFGFSRYAERMGRSANSFDDLYGMLHKELTYIDTLLLANLNDKMQDLQPKLVCFSVPFPGNLYSAFRSAQFIKKYFPGVKIAMGGGFPNTELRSLTDVRVMEFFDFITLDDGEAPLDNLIEHIEGNRELKDLKRTFALVDGVVKYINNSLTRDYKQSETGTPDYSDLLLDYYISVIEIVNPMHRMWSDGRWNKLTMAHGCYWGKCTFCDISLDYIKVYEPVAAKLLCDRMEELMEQTGQNGFHFVDEAAPPALMRALALEILRRKLAVTWWTNIRFEKSFTKDLCLLLKSSGCIAISGGLEVASDRLLQLIDKGVTVSQVARVTRNLTEAGIMVHAYLMYGFPTQTAQETIDSLEMVRQLFEIGILQSGFWHQFAMTAHSPVGMYPEKFGVLKETEAIGTFANNDIVHIDTVGTDHEQFSFGLKKSLFNFMHGICFDFPLQDWFEFKVPRTSIASDYIYDAIQEQEELAVKSSAKVVWLGNKPAVDYFTKSKKGNSWEMVTLTFHDRKESFSVQLNIEQGNWLKGLLLKISVSNAKIFTFQEVKREYDDLGLEDFELFWFSKPVKTLRSYGLLLL; from the coding sequence TTGAATCCAACCGTTTTTCTAATCACACCGCCCTTTACACAGCTGAATACACCTTATCCGGCCACAGCTCATATTAAAGGATTCCTAAATACAAAAGGCAAGTCATCTTTTCAGTCTGACTTAGGAATTGAAGTGATTTTGAAATTATTTTCGAAACAGGGGCTAAAAGATATTTTTCTGGAAGCAGAAAAGAATCCGAATCCAAAATCGGAGAATGCTAAGCGTATACTCGCATTGCAGGAAGATTATATCAAAGTGATTGATGCTGTGATTCTTTTTTTGCAGGGAAAAAATCCCACTTTATCGCATTTGATCTGCCAGGAAGATTTCCTTCCCGAAGCTTCCCGATTCGCACAATTGGAAGAGTTAGACTGGGCTTTTGGAACCATGGGTACGCAAGATAAAGCAAAGCACTTTGCGACACTATTCCTGGAAGACATTTCAGATTTGATTATCGAATGTGTCGATGAAAACTTTGGCTTTAGCCGTTATGCAGAACGAATGGGGCGATCGGCCAATTCATTTGATGATTTGTATGGTATGTTGCACAAAGAACTTACCTATATCGATACTTTGCTTTTGGCGAACCTGAACGATAAAATGCAGGATCTTCAACCGAAGCTGGTTTGTTTTTCAGTACCATTTCCCGGAAACCTTTATAGTGCCTTCCGGAGTGCACAATTTATTAAAAAATATTTCCCAGGAGTAAAGATTGCGATGGGCGGTGGTTTTCCGAATACAGAATTACGCTCGTTAACAGATGTCAGAGTAATGGAATTTTTCGATTTTATTACGCTGGATGATGGCGAGGCCCCATTGGATAACCTGATTGAGCATATCGAAGGAAACAGGGAACTCAAGGATTTAAAGCGCACTTTCGCCTTGGTAGATGGAGTGGTAAAATACATTAATAATTCACTGACACGGGACTACAAACAATCGGAAACTGGAACACCAGACTATTCTGATTTATTGTTAGACTATTATATATCGGTCATCGAAATTGTCAACCCGATGCATCGGATGTGGAGCGATGGCCGTTGGAATAAACTGACGATGGCTCATGGCTGCTACTGGGGGAAATGTACTTTTTGCGATATTTCTTTAGATTACATAAAAGTGTATGAGCCCGTCGCGGCAAAATTACTCTGTGATCGGATGGAGGAACTTATGGAACAGACCGGTCAGAATGGGTTTCATTTTGTTGATGAAGCAGCACCACCGGCTCTGATGCGTGCCCTGGCATTGGAAATACTAAGGCGTAAACTTGCAGTGACCTGGTGGACGAACATCCGCTTTGAAAAAAGCTTTACAAAGGACCTCTGCCTGTTATTGAAATCCTCAGGATGTATCGCTATTTCGGGAGGTCTTGAAGTAGCATCCGACCGTTTACTGCAACTAATTGATAAAGGAGTGACGGTTTCGCAGGTAGCCAGGGTAACCCGGAATTTAACAGAAGCGGGTATTATGGTTCATGCGTACCTGATGTATGGTTTCCCGACGCAAACCGCACAGGAAACAATTGACTCGTTGGAAATGGTGCGGCAACTGTTCGAGATTGGAATTTTACAATCGGGATTTTGGCATCAGTTTGCAATGACGGCGCATAGTCCAGTGGGAATGTATCCTGAGAAATTTGGAGTATTGAAAGAAACGGAAGCCATAGGTACTTTTGCCAATAATGATATTGTACATATTGATACTGTAGGAACCGACCATGAGCAGTTCAGTTTTGGGCTAAAAAAATCACTGTTTAATTTTATGCACGGTATCTGTTTTGATTTTCCACTACAGGACTGGTTTGAATTCAAAGTACCGCGTACCTCGATAGCCTCGGACTATATTTATGATGCTATACAAGAGCAGGAAGAACTCGCTGTAAAATCAAGTGCTAAGGTAGTATGGTTGGGAAATAAACCTGCAGTAGACTATTTTACAAAATCTAAAAAAGGCAATAGTTGGGAAATGGTTACCCTAACTTTTCATGACAGAAAAGAAAGTTTCAGCGTTCAGCTCAATATAGAACAGGGAAACTGGCTAAAGGGACTATTGCTGAAAATTAGCGTTTCCAATGCCAAGATCTTTACTTTTCAGGAGGTAAAACGCGAGTATGATGACCTTGGACTGGAAGACTTTGAATTATTCTGGTTCAGTAAACCTGTAAAAACACTCAGATCCTATGGATTGTTATTGCTGTAA
- a CDS encoding nucleoside-diphosphate kinase, with product MATNRTFTMIKPDAVENGHIGGILNMITEGGFKIVSLKLTQLTVADAQKFYEVHAARPFYGELVEFMSRGPIVAAILEKDNAVEDFRTLIGATNPADAAEGTIRKKYAKSIGENAVHGSDSDENAALEGAFHFAGREQF from the coding sequence ATGGCAACAAATAGAACTTTTACAATGATTAAGCCGGATGCTGTCGAAAATGGACACATCGGAGGAATTCTAAACATGATCACCGAAGGTGGTTTCAAAATCGTATCCCTGAAATTAACGCAACTTACTGTTGCTGATGCTCAGAAATTTTATGAAGTGCATGCTGCAAGACCTTTCTACGGAGAATTAGTAGAATTCATGTCAAGAGGCCCTATTGTTGCTGCTATCTTAGAAAAAGATAACGCTGTTGAAGATTTTAGAACTTTAATTGGTGCTACTAATCCTGCTGATGCAGCTGAAGGAACTATCCGTAAAAAATATGCAAAATCTATTGGTGAGAATGCTGTACACGGTTCTGATAGCGATGAAAATGCAGCCCTTGAAGGTGCGTTTCATTTTGCAGGAAGAGAGCAATTCTAA
- a CDS encoding sialate O-acetylesterase translates to MKKNSHFLILLLFVFLHASANVTLPTIFSDGMVLQRNANAKIWGWADPGEAITILTGWNGKEYKVTPNNQAYWSVEVMTPEAGGPFGITIKGYNEIQLKNILIGEVWICSGQSNMEMNAGWGIANGDAEVAKANYPDIHFFTVSKRASDSPQQDFPGSWTVCTPESMKRFSAVGYYFALRLREDLKGVPIGLISSNWGGTPAEIWMSEKTIAQNSVVQQAAAALKPSQWGPTEPGRAYNAMIHPLIGYRIAGVLWYQGESNIGSAVYDQTLGALINSWRNSWGYNFPFYYVQIAPYRYGEDHPGGAIIRDAQRKVQNTIPNTGMVVTSDISTIDDIHPKDKKTVGTRLANLALVDWYKTNNATVNGPLFKSTTVRNGKLYVAFNHAQGLYFKNKKTSLFEIAGTDGQFYPALAKIVGNEIALSAIKVPNPVHVRYAWKNTDQADLFNAAGLPASTFQSE, encoded by the coding sequence ATGAAAAAAAATAGTCATTTCCTGATTTTACTTTTGTTTGTGTTTTTACATGCTTCCGCAAATGTTACATTACCCACGATCTTTTCAGATGGTATGGTATTGCAAAGGAATGCAAATGCAAAAATCTGGGGTTGGGCGGATCCCGGAGAAGCAATTACGATACTCACAGGGTGGAATGGTAAAGAATATAAAGTCACCCCAAACAATCAGGCATACTGGTCTGTTGAAGTGATGACCCCGGAAGCCGGTGGGCCTTTTGGTATCACAATTAAGGGATACAATGAAATACAATTAAAAAATATTCTTATCGGTGAAGTCTGGATCTGTTCGGGACAATCGAATATGGAAATGAATGCCGGTTGGGGTATTGCCAATGGTGATGCGGAAGTTGCAAAAGCAAATTATCCGGACATTCATTTTTTTACGGTTTCCAAACGGGCTTCCGACTCACCCCAGCAGGATTTTCCGGGATCCTGGACAGTATGCACACCAGAAAGTATGAAACGTTTTAGTGCTGTGGGGTATTACTTTGCATTACGATTGCGGGAAGACCTCAAAGGTGTTCCCATTGGGCTGATTAGTTCCAACTGGGGAGGTACTCCGGCGGAAATCTGGATGTCAGAAAAAACGATAGCGCAAAATAGCGTAGTACAACAGGCTGCAGCAGCATTAAAGCCTTCGCAATGGGGGCCAACTGAACCGGGACGTGCCTATAATGCCATGATTCATCCATTAATTGGTTATCGGATTGCAGGTGTGCTTTGGTACCAGGGCGAAAGCAATATAGGCTCTGCTGTATACGACCAGACATTGGGGGCATTAATCAATTCCTGGCGAAATTCCTGGGGCTATAATTTCCCTTTTTATTATGTTCAGATTGCTCCGTATCGTTACGGGGAGGATCATCCAGGTGGTGCGATCATTCGTGATGCCCAGCGAAAGGTGCAGAATACCATACCGAATACAGGAATGGTAGTGACTTCCGATATTTCTACGATTGACGATATCCATCCGAAAGATAAAAAAACAGTAGGTACTCGTTTGGCAAACCTGGCATTAGTTGACTGGTATAAAACAAATAATGCTACCGTAAATGGGCCCCTTTTTAAAAGTACAACAGTACGTAATGGAAAACTGTATGTGGCATTCAATCATGCACAGGGATTGTATTTTAAGAATAAAAAAACAAGCCTATTCGAAATTGCAGGTACTGATGGGCAGTTTTATCCTGCACTGGCGAAGATTGTTGGAAATGAAATAGCATTGTCAGCTATTAAAGTACCCAATCCGGTTCATGTGCGGTATGCCTGGAAAAACACAGATCAGGCGGATCTTTTCAATGCAGCGGGGCTTCCGGCTTCCACTTTTCAATCGGAATAA
- the bglX gene encoding beta-glucosidase BglX: protein MNRTKMLTTGIVILMTLGTMNAQKKPYLDTKKTIEQRIDLLLKEMTLEEKVGQMNQYNGFWDVTGPAPKGGSAELKYEHLRKGWVGSMLTVRGVKEVRAVQKIAVEETRLGIPLIIGFDVIHGYKTLSPIPLAEASSWDMEAIRKSAQVAAAEASASGINWTFGPNVDISRDARWGRVMEGAGEDPYLGSKVAIARVKGFQGDDLAAVNTIAACAKHFAAYGFAESGRDYNTVDVGNATLYNTILPPFKAAQEAGVRTMMNSFNILNGVPATGNSFLQRDILKGKWGFDGFVVSDWASVREMITHGFAKDGAEATLKAVKAGSDMDMESHLYISELVQLVNTGKIEIALVDDAVRRILRVKFELGLFDNPYKYLDEKREQEVIGSKANHEGVLDMAKKSIVLLRNEKNILPLKRSGQKIALIGALAADKNSPLGSWRIASEDNTAVSVLEGMQKYKENTLQYEKGSDLTVGKTTFLDELVFNTTDKSGFESAIKAAKDADVVVIVLGEHGFQSGEGRSRTQLDLPGNQQELLEAVYAANPNIVLVLNNGRPLALPWASTHIPAIVEAWHLGTEAGNAIAQVLYGDYNPSGKLPMSFPRNVGQVPIYYNQHSTGRPVDSDKNVFWSHYTDVEKTPLYPFGYGLSYTTFDYKNLKVGKATYAKGEAVTVSVAVKNTGPYDGKEVVQLYIRDIFASLSRPVKELKGFELISLKKGETKTVTFKLTDKELGFYDNDGNYLVEPGQFKVFVGTSSENVQEVGFELQY, encoded by the coding sequence ATGAACAGAACTAAAATGCTTACCACAGGAATTGTAATCCTGATGACACTTGGAACAATGAATGCACAAAAGAAACCATACCTGGACACCAAAAAAACAATAGAACAACGTATTGATCTGTTATTAAAAGAAATGACCCTCGAAGAGAAAGTCGGGCAGATGAATCAGTATAATGGTTTTTGGGATGTCACAGGACCAGCTCCTAAAGGCGGGAGTGCTGAATTAAAATACGAACACCTGCGTAAAGGATGGGTCGGTTCGATGCTAACAGTACGGGGTGTAAAAGAAGTCCGTGCTGTACAGAAAATAGCTGTCGAAGAAACACGACTTGGGATCCCATTGATTATTGGATTTGATGTAATTCATGGCTATAAGACTTTGAGCCCAATCCCATTGGCAGAAGCCTCAAGCTGGGATATGGAGGCGATTAGGAAATCGGCACAGGTGGCTGCTGCTGAAGCTTCGGCTTCGGGGATCAACTGGACATTTGGGCCTAATGTAGATATTTCCCGCGATGCCCGTTGGGGCAGGGTGATGGAAGGTGCCGGAGAAGATCCTTATTTAGGAAGTAAGGTAGCTATTGCCAGGGTAAAAGGATTTCAGGGAGATGATCTTGCCGCTGTAAATACCATTGCAGCCTGTGCCAAGCATTTTGCAGCCTATGGTTTTGCAGAATCCGGAAGAGATTATAATACTGTAGATGTAGGAAATGCTACATTGTACAATACCATATTGCCACCTTTTAAAGCCGCCCAGGAAGCCGGAGTGCGAACGATGATGAATTCTTTTAATATCCTAAATGGTGTACCCGCAACCGGTAATAGCTTTTTGCAACGGGATATCTTAAAAGGGAAATGGGGATTTGATGGTTTTGTAGTGTCCGACTGGGCCTCCGTTCGGGAGATGATTACCCACGGATTTGCCAAAGATGGTGCCGAAGCAACCCTTAAAGCCGTAAAAGCAGGTTCTGATATGGATATGGAGTCCCATTTGTATATTTCGGAACTGGTACAACTGGTGAATACAGGGAAAATTGAAATTGCTTTGGTCGATGATGCTGTACGGCGAATCCTCCGGGTAAAATTTGAATTGGGATTATTCGATAATCCATATAAGTATTTGGATGAGAAGAGAGAGCAGGAAGTGATTGGCAGTAAAGCCAACCATGAAGGAGTACTGGATATGGCTAAAAAATCAATTGTACTCTTGCGCAATGAAAAAAATATATTGCCTTTAAAACGTTCCGGACAGAAAATAGCCCTGATTGGTGCTTTGGCGGCCGATAAAAATAGCCCTTTAGGCAGCTGGAGAATTGCTTCTGAAGATAATACCGCGGTATCCGTACTGGAAGGCATGCAAAAATACAAAGAGAATACTTTGCAGTATGAAAAAGGATCAGATCTTACTGTGGGCAAAACAACATTTTTGGATGAACTGGTTTTTAATACGACAGATAAAAGTGGTTTTGAATCGGCTATCAAAGCAGCTAAAGACGCAGATGTTGTCGTAATTGTCCTTGGAGAGCACGGATTCCAAAGTGGTGAAGGCCGAAGCCGTACCCAACTGGATCTGCCAGGGAACCAGCAGGAATTACTGGAAGCTGTTTATGCTGCAAATCCTAATATTGTTTTAGTATTGAATAATGGACGTCCTTTAGCATTGCCGTGGGCCAGCACTCATATTCCAGCTATAGTCGAAGCCTGGCATTTGGGAACTGAAGCTGGAAATGCAATCGCCCAGGTGCTGTATGGAGATTATAATCCGAGTGGAAAACTCCCGATGAGCTTTCCGAGAAATGTAGGGCAGGTTCCAATTTATTACAACCAACACAGTACCGGCCGACCTGTAGATAGTGATAAAAATGTATTCTGGTCCCATTATACAGACGTTGAAAAAACGCCATTGTATCCTTTTGGCTATGGATTGAGCTATACGACATTTGACTATAAAAATTTGAAAGTTGGAAAAGCAACTTATGCTAAGGGCGAAGCTGTGACCGTAAGTGTAGCAGTTAAGAATACAGGCCCATACGATGGAAAAGAAGTAGTACAATTATATATTCGCGATATTTTTGCCAGCCTTTCCCGTCCGGTAAAAGAGTTAAAAGGATTTGAGCTCATCAGCCTTAAAAAAGGTGAAACCAAAACGGTTACTTTTAAGCTGACAGACAAGGAACTGGGGTTTTATGATAATGACGGAAATTATCTTGTAGAACCCGGACAGTTTAAAGTTTTTGTAGGCACCAGTTCCGAGAATGTTCAGGAAGTGGGATTTGAATTGCAATACTAA